Within the Bacillus pumilus genome, the region AAAGGAATCTGCGTTTTACTTTTTCCCAGTAGGAGTTGTCTTTTAATTTCACTGTTTTAATGACTTTTCCTGAAAGGCCAATGTCGATTTGTTTGACGTGTTTTGTGCCAAGCGCTTCGTTATCAAGCCCGATAATCGGATGGTCGTTTCCGTCTTGCACAACCTTCAGCGTTAGCTTGCGATCACTGCTTAAGATGAAAGGCGCCCCGAGTGTACGGTACGAGTTGTTGTTTAGCGATGCAAGCTCTGTAACTTGCATACATGGAAGCATCGGATCAACCACGGCACCGTTTACCGATTTATTGTAGGCTGTTGAGCCAGTCGGAGTAGAAATAATCATTCCGTCTCCTCTAAATGTTTCAAAGTGGAAATCATCTATATACACATCGATCACAAATGTTTTAATGATGCTTGAGCGGATCGACAGTTCATTTAAGCAATGGAACTGGTTGGTACTGTCAACGCTTACATCGATGATCGGGTATTTTCTCACTTCAATCTGTTCAGTGTTCATGGCATCAATCATTTTATCAAAATGTTCTAATGAAAAATCGCAGTATAGATGCGAATTCTCTGTTTTTGATACCCCTACATATAAGCAGTCATCCCGGAAGTTCGTTTTACGGACTGCTTGAAGAAATGTGCCATCTCCGCCAATTGAAGCAATAATATGGGCATCCTCTGCACGCTTGACGACTTGAAAGCCTTGATCGGTAGCGAGCTTCTCCAGAGAAGAAATGTGTCCATCCAATTCATGATCTTTTTTGTAAAAGAAAAATACATTGCGACGATTGTCTGTCATTGACGTTCTCCCCTTCGTTGTCAAAAGTAGATTTAGAGTAATAAAGGGCTTACATATGAAGCCTTGCTCACATTTTACACTTTTTTCATATGAAAGTAAAAACATTAGAAAAACCTTCATGATGGTGGCATTCATTTTTAGAAATGAGTCAATGTAAGGGATTTGAAAAGGGCAGAATTTGAGCATAATTGAATAGCTGTTTTCTCATGAAAGAGTGGTTTAGGTGTTTCGTTGTGGTGAAGCTCTAGCCTATTAGGTGCAGAGAGAGGAGAAAAAAGCCAATTTTTCGTCATGCGTATCACTTGGCAGACGATGTAAAGTTGATCGTGAATTAAGGGAGGTGCTATCATATGATGAAATGAAATGTAAAAAAACCACAATTCCTGTGAAACATTTCATGCAAATATTCGTATCAATGAAGAGAGACAAAAAGGAGGAGAAAAAGATGAATGCGAAAAGATGGGTAGCGTTAATCATTGCACTTGGAGTTTTCGGATTTTCAATTGTGATTAGTGTCACGACGGCTTTGTATGAAAGCTTCAATGACAATAAAATGAGCTATCAATTTGGGGATGAAATAGAAGAGAAGGTACTAGAGGATGGAAGCGGTGCTGGAAAAATTGCGGTTCTTGAGATTAATGGAACCATTCAAGATAATGGCGGTGCATCAAGTCTATTAGGCGGAGAAGGTTATGATCATCGTGCATTTCTGAAGGAACTAGAAAAAGTGAAAGATGATGCTTCAGTAAAAGGCGTACTGCTGCGTGTCAACTCTCCAGGTGGCGGTGTCTATGAAAGTGCAGAAATACATAAAAAATTAGAAGAAGTGAAAAAAGCGAAGAAGCCGATTTACGTTTCTATGGGCTCTATGGCAGCGTCTGGTGGCTACTATGTATCAACTCCAGCCAAGAAAATCTTTGCTTCACCTGAAACATTAACAGGATCTTTAGGTGTGATCATGCAAAGCTTGAACTATTCAAAGCTGGCAGATAATTTAGGGATTAAATACGAAACAATTAAAAGCGGAAAATTCAAAGACATCATGTCGCCAAATCGTGATATGACGAAAGATGAGCGCGACATTATGCAAAGCATGGTCGATAACTCGTATGAAGGATTTGTCAAAGTGATCTCTGAAGGGCGCGGCATGTCAAAACAAGATGTGAAGAAAATTGCGGACGGCCGGGTTTATGACGGAACACAGGCGAAATCGAACGGATTAGTCGATGAGCTTGGTTATTATGAAGATGCAATCAAAGCGATGAAGAAAAATGAAAAAGGGTTAAAAGGAGCGACAGTGATCAGCTATTCTCAAAGCTTTGGCTGGAACTCTCTCTTCAATATGAGCGCAAGCAAACTCTTTAAAAGTGAAATTGATTTTCTCAATCTAAAAGAAACACTGGCTGGCTCAAATGGGTCTAAACCGATGTATCTCTATTCAAAATAAAGGAGGGATCATAGATGGATTCTACATTCGATGAAGTAACCGAAAGCCGCAGCCAAGAAGAATCGAATCCGGCTCTTGCGAAACGTGCAGTGATTGAAGCACAGGCGTTTGCAGGCTTTTGGATTAGGTTTTGGGCGTTTATTCTTGATTGGCTCGTCGTCTGGGGTGTCAACCATTTGACGGTTTCTCCGATCTTTAGTCTGTTCGGCTGGTCCAAAGGAGGAGGATGGTTTTCTCCATTTTCCGTCACAACGACGATTGTGTTCCTGCTTTATTTCGCCATCATGACGAAAATTTTTCGACAAACACTTGGGAAAATGGTGTTTGGGATCAAAGTGGTCTCACTTCAACCTGAGAAGAAACTGGCATGGGATGTCATTTTCTTTAGAGAAATTGTGGGACGCTACATTAATACACTTTTTGTTCTCTATGCTATTGTTGGGTTCACACCGAAAAAGCAAGGGGTTCATGATTACTTTGCTGATACGGTGGTCGTCCATGAACACCTATATGAAAAAACAGAAGCAAACGTATAATCAGAAGAGTTTGGCCGGGTACCGGTCAAACTCTTTTTTTATGATTGGGTATAAAATCCAGAATGAGAGCCATAATCGTAGAGGAAGCATCATTTGTTATGGAGGAAGTGAGCATAGTGCTTTACGTTTGGATCGCAGCTTTTTTGTTCCTTGGGATCTTATTGATCTTCATGAAAGTGACCATTTCACTGGATTATTCACATGCAAATGACAATGACCACCTTGCGCTGAAGATCATCACCTTATATGGAATCATCAGACTCAAAAAAGACATTCCGATGGTGAGGGTCAATCCAGAAGATCAAACGATTGATATACGTGAAAAGAAGATGGCGAGCGCCCAGACCCCTAGTCACGAAAAAGAATCTATACATAAAAAAGTGGGAAAACGTGATATGAAGCAAATCCTTCATCAAATGGAGCGTATCACAAAAGAGATCGTCGATTTAAACCGGATCATGCGTAATTTCTTCATTCACATGAGAATTGTATCGTTTCATTGGTCAACATGGATCGGCTTTCATGACGCTGCTTTAACAGGTGTAGCAGCTGGCGGGGTATGGTCAGTCAAAGGAGCACTCCTTGCCTTTATGCAGGAGCATCTCACCTTTAAGCATAAACCGGTATATGAAGTCATTCCTGCCTTTCAGCACAATGTGTCACAGACCCAGTTTACATGTATAGCTTATTTTCGTATTGGACATGCTATGCTTGCAGCCATTCGTTTACTTGTCCATTGGTTAAAAGGAAGAAAGGCGAGAAAAAGTGCCTCTCTTCAAGCAACGAAGAATGAATCATCTGTTTAAGGAGGAACCCGAAAATGGCAGATCATCCAATCCAAGGTCTGATGAAGACAGCGATGGAAAACTTAAAAGAAATGATAGATGTGAATACAATCATCGGCGATCCAGTCGAAACCCCTGACGGCAGTGTCATCCTCACTGTATCGAAGGTTGGTTTTGGATTTGCAGCCGGCGGCAGTGAATTTAACGGGAACCAAAAGAAAGAAAAACGTTCTGATGATCAAGAACGAAAAGAACCGAGACTCCCATTTGGCGGGGGAAGCGGCGGAGGTGTGTCTATTACACCAATCGCTTTCTTAATTGTCGGAACAAACGGCGTTCGAATGCTTCATTTGGATGAACATACACATCTGCTTGATAAAATATTGGATTCTGCTCCTCAAGCAATTGAACGTCTTCAGCACATGTTTAAGAAAGATGAACGGGAGAACCGTCATAAAGAACGAAAACTAGATGACATAGACCTTTAAAAAGTTAGCTGCGCTGCAGTTAACTTTTTTTTCAAAAGCGACGATTAGGCTTTGCAGTTTTTTGCTTTCTCTACTATGATAGAACCATACATTTGATAAGGGAGGAATTGTTTTGGCATCGATCACATTTAAAGGGAGTTCTGTCACGCTTGTAGGAAATGAAGTAAAAGTAGGCGAGCAGGCTCCAGATTTCACGGTATTAACGAACTCACTAGGGGAAGTTTCACTTTCTGATTTAACAGGAAAAGTGACGATCATCTCAGTGATTCCTTCTATTGATACAGGTGTGTGTGACGCACAAACAAGACGTTTCAATGAAGAGGCAGCCGGTTTAGGTCCGGTCAATATCTATACAATTAGTGCAGACCTTCCATTTGCACAAGCACGCTGGTGTGGAGCAAACGGAATTGAAAATGTCGAAACATTATCTGATCACAGAGATATGTCATTTGGTGAAGCATTCGGTGTTTATATGGAAGAATTGCGTTTATTGGCGCGTGGAGTTTTCGTATTAGACCCTAATGGGAAAGTGGTTTACACTGAATACGTAAGCGAAGCAACGAATCACCCAAATTATGAAAAAGCCATTGAAGCTGCAAAATCACTGTTATAAAAGCAGCATCGACAAGAGCTCCGGCTTCATACTGGGGCTCTTTTCAATGAGAACATATAGCTTTTAACAAAGCGAGGAGAGAAAAGAAATTGCAGAAAGATCAAGTAAGTACGATTTTCGAGTTGCTCGATACAGCTTCTATTCGATTAAAAAAGGAACAAAGCATTTCCTATATTGAAGCATTGGCTGAAGCGGGAGAAGCCTTTTTCCAAGCAAATGATCGAGACGGTTTACTAAAGGATGTAATAGAGAAAGCAGATTTTGCCTCTTATGATCATGAGCAGATTCGTAAAGCGTTTCAGCTCGCCGTATTAAAAGGACAAAAGGATATTTCCCATCCAAATCGTCAGATGACCCCAGATACGATCGGGCTGTTTGTCAGTTATTTGGTAAATAAATTTTTAGAAGGTCAAAAAGAGCTAGTTGTCTTTGATCCAGCAGCAGGAACAGGGAACTTACTGCTTGCTGTCTTAAATAATCTGACTGCAGAAACAAAGCGCGGCTTTGCATCTGAAATTGATGATGTCCTCATCAAAATTGCATGGGCACAGGCGAACTTGGAAGAGAAGGAAGTCGAGCTTTTCCATCAAGACAGCCTTGAGCCGCTTTTAATCTCTCCAGTAGATGTCACTGTATGCAGTCTGCCAGTTGGATATTATCCAAATGATGAACGTGCAGCAGACTATGAATTAAAGGCAAAAGAAGGACATGCCTTTGCGCATTATTTATTTATTGAACAAAGCCTTCGTTATACAAAAGAAGGCGGCTTCTTATTCTTCATCATTCCAAACGATTTGTTTGAAGGAAAAGAAAGCGTGCAATTAAAGGATTTTATCAAAGATCAGGCATATATGAATGCATTGATTCAACTGCCAGTCTCCATGTTCAAGGACAAAAAGCACGCCAAAAGCTTGTTTGTGATGCAAAAGAAAAAGGAAGGGCTTGAGGCACCAAAACGGATGCTGTTTGCCAATCTGCCATCTTTCTCACAAAAAGAATCAATGGTGAGTGTAATGAGAAAATTAGATCAATGGTTTATAGAAGAAAAAGAAACGAAAGAATAGCCAGAGTGATGTCTGGCTTTTTTATTATTCAGAAAATAACGACTTATCGATGTAAGCGGTAACAGTTCAAAGGTGCACTTGAAATGCAAAGTTTTCAATGTTTAAATGAAAAAGTCAGATATTTTTCGGACTTATCGTTAAACTATAAAAGACCCGTCATACAGGTTGAATATAGCACCGGAAAAAACGTGAAACCTTATATAACAACTGAGTAAAAGGAGCGACAAGAATGTCTAAAATTATCGCAATCAACGCAGGAAGCTCATCTCTTAAATTCCAATTGTTCGACATGCCAGAAGAAACCGTTTTAACAAAAGGTCTTGTTGAAAGAATCGGAATGGACAACAGTATCTTCACGATTTCTGTAGATGGAGAAAAGAAAACAGAAGTCACAGATATTCCAGATCATGCAGTAGCGGTTAAAATGCTACTTGAAAAACTAATTGAATTTAACATCATCAAAGACTTTAATGAAATTGACGGTGTAGGACACCGTGTTGTTCACGGCGGAGAGAAGTTCAGCGACTCTGTTCTTTTAACTGATGAAGTCATCAATGACATTGATCAGCTTTCTGAGCTAGCACCACTGCACAACCCTGCAAACGTTGTAGGAATCAAAGCATTCAAACAAATTCTGCCTGACGTACCAGCGATTGCTGTGTTCGATACAGCCTTCCACCAAACAATGCCAGAGCAGTCTTACCTATACAGCCTTCCGTACGATTACTACAAAAACTTTGGTATTCGTAAATACGGATTCCACGGGACAAGCCATAAGTTCGTAACAGAGCGTGCTTCAGAGCTATTAGGCCGTCCTCTTGAAGAGCTTCGTCTGATTTCTTGTCACCTTGGAAATGGTGCGAGTATCGCAGCAGTTGAAGGCGGAAGATCAATCGATACGTCAATGGGCTTCACACCACTTGCGGGTGTTGCGATGGGTACACGTTCAGGTAACATTGACCCTGCTCTTATTCCATTTATTATGGAGAAAACAGGACATACAGCTGAAGAAGTACTTTCTACTTTGAATAAGAAGAGTGGTCTTTTAGGTGTGTCTGGTCTATCAAGTGATCTTCGTGATATCGAAGAAGCAACAGAAGAAGGAAACGACCGTGCAGAAGTAGCTCTTGATATTTTTGCAAGCCGTATTCATAAATACATCGGTTCTTATGCAGCGAGAATGAATGGCGTAGATGCGATCATCTTCACAGCTGGAATCGGTGAAAACAGTTCAGAAGTTAGAGCACGTGTACTTCGTGGTCTAGAATTCATGGGCGTTTACTGGGATCCTTCTCTTAACAACATGAGAGGCGAAGAAGCATTCATTAGCTATCCTCACTCTCCTGTAAAAGTGATCGTTATTCCAACGAACGAAGAAGTCATGATTGCAAGAGATGTTATGCGCTTAGCATAAATGAAAAGGAAGAAGCTCTTTTCCAATAAGGAAAAGAGCTTTTTTCTATTAAAAGCAGCATGCTATAATGTTGTCCAATACGAAGCAAAAGGGAGCGGTGCGAAAAATGGGTGTGACAGAACATAAACGTGAGGCGAAAGCGAGGCTTTATGTGAAAGTCATTACGGTCAGCGATACAAGAACGAAAGAAACAGATAAAAGCGGCCGTCTGATGATTGATTTGCTCAAAGAACAGGGACATCTCATTCTTGCATACGATATTGTAAAAGATGACATTGGAGCGATCCAAGACGCTGTACTAGAGGGAACAGGCGAACCAAAAATAGATGCCGTGTTGTTAAACGGGGGCACAGGGATTGCCGCAAGGGATGTCACCATTGAAGCGATTACCCCGCTTTTCTCGAAGGAACTGTCTGGCTTTGGCGAAATTTTCCGCATGCTGAGCTATACAGAAGACATTGGTTCAGCCGCTATCTTATCCCGCGCCGCGGCTGGGGTCGTCAATCAAAAAGCCGTCTTTGCCACACCAGGATCGACTGGGGCTGTTCGCTTAGCCATGACAAAACTCATCATTCCAGAGCTTCCTCACGTTTTACGAGAGCTTGAAAAAGATCAAAAATAGCCCAAAATGACTCTGCCAAGAAAATTTGGCAGAGTTTTTTTCATAAAGGGGTTGAAAAAACAATTTTTCCTTGTTACAGTGTATACATACTAAATGCATGTTTATAAATTAAAACTTATTTTTATGCAAAAAACATTCACAGATTCAAAACAAGTGAGAGGAGCTTTTCAATCATGTCACAAAATAAAAAAGTCGTATTAGCATATTCCGGAGGTCTTGATACCTCTGTTGCAGTTAAATGGTTACAAGAGCAAGGATACGAAGTTGTAGCTTGCTGCCTAGACGTAGGTGAAGGAAAAGACTTAGCATTCGTTCAACAAAAAGCACTTCAAGTAGGAGCGGTTCAGTCTTACATGATTGACACAAAAGAAGAATTCGCAGAGGAATTTGCACTAACTGCCTTACAAGCACACACGATGTATGAAGGAAAATATCCGCTTGTATCTGCATTATCTCGTCCGCTTATTGCTAAAAAATTAGTGGAAGTCGCAGAAAAAGAAAATGCAGTAGCGGTTGCGCACGGATGTACTGGTAAAGGAAACGACCAAGTCCGTTTCGAAGTATCCATTAAAGCATTGAATCCAGACCTAGAAGTTCTCGCACCAGTGCGTGAGTGGAAATGGTCTCGTGATGAAGAAATCGATTATGCTCAGAAGCACGGTATTCCAATTCCGATTAACTTAGACAGCCCATATTCAATCGACCAAAACCTTTGGGGCAGAAGTAATGAGTGCGGCATTTTAGAAGATCCTTGGGCTGCACCGCCAGAAGGAGCGTATGATTTAACGACACCACTTGAAAAAACACCTGACACACCTGAAATCATTGAAATCACGTTTGAAAAAGGAAAACCAACAGCTATTGATGGTATTCAGTATTCCTTATCTGATCTCATCCTTCATTTAAATGAAGTCGCTGGTCAGCATGGGGTTGGTAGAATCGATCACGTTGAAAACCGTCTTGTTGGTATTAAATCTCGTGAAGTATACGAATGCCCAGGTGCTGTCACACTTCTAAAAGCGCATAAAGAGCTTGAAGACTTAACGCTAGTGAAGGAAGTCGCACACTTTAAGCCAATCGTTGAACAAAAAATGGCT harbors:
- a CDS encoding NAD kinase, giving the protein MTDNRRNVFFFYKKDHELDGHISSLEKLATDQGFQVVKRAEDAHIIASIGGDGTFLQAVRKTNFRDDCLYVGVSKTENSHLYCDFSLEHFDKMIDAMNTEQIEVRKYPIIDVSVDSTNQFHCLNELSIRSSIIKTFVIDVYIDDFHFETFRGDGMIISTPTGSTAYNKSVNGAVVDPMLPCMQVTELASLNNNSYRTLGAPFILSSDRKLTLKVVQDGNDHPIIGLDNEALGTKHVKQIDIGLSGKVIKTVKLKDNSYWEKVKRRFL
- the sppA gene encoding signal peptide peptidase SppA, giving the protein MNAKRWVALIIALGVFGFSIVISVTTALYESFNDNKMSYQFGDEIEEKVLEDGSGAGKIAVLEINGTIQDNGGASSLLGGEGYDHRAFLKELEKVKDDASVKGVLLRVNSPGGGVYESAEIHKKLEEVKKAKKPIYVSMGSMAASGGYYVSTPAKKIFASPETLTGSLGVIMQSLNYSKLADNLGIKYETIKSGKFKDIMSPNRDMTKDERDIMQSMVDNSYEGFVKVISEGRGMSKQDVKKIADGRVYDGTQAKSNGLVDELGYYEDAIKAMKKNEKGLKGATVISYSQSFGWNSLFNMSASKLFKSEIDFLNLKETLAGSNGSKPMYLYSK
- a CDS encoding RDD family protein, translating into MDSTFDEVTESRSQEESNPALAKRAVIEAQAFAGFWIRFWAFILDWLVVWGVNHLTVSPIFSLFGWSKGGGWFSPFSVTTTIVFLLYFAIMTKIFRQTLGKMVFGIKVVSLQPEKKLAWDVIFFREIVGRYINTLFVLYAIVGFTPKKQGVHDYFADTVVVHEHLYEKTEANV
- a CDS encoding DUF2953 domain-containing protein; this translates as MEEVSIVLYVWIAAFLFLGILLIFMKVTISLDYSHANDNDHLALKIITLYGIIRLKKDIPMVRVNPEDQTIDIREKKMASAQTPSHEKESIHKKVGKRDMKQILHQMERITKEIVDLNRIMRNFFIHMRIVSFHWSTWIGFHDAALTGVAAGGVWSVKGALLAFMQEHLTFKHKPVYEVIPAFQHNVSQTQFTCIAYFRIGHAMLAAIRLLVHWLKGRKARKSASLQATKNESSV
- the ytfJ gene encoding GerW family sporulation protein produces the protein MADHPIQGLMKTAMENLKEMIDVNTIIGDPVETPDGSVILTVSKVGFGFAAGGSEFNGNQKKEKRSDDQERKEPRLPFGGGSGGGVSITPIAFLIVGTNGVRMLHLDEHTHLLDKILDSAPQAIERLQHMFKKDERENRHKERKLDDIDL
- the tpx gene encoding thiol peroxidase, with product MASITFKGSSVTLVGNEVKVGEQAPDFTVLTNSLGEVSLSDLTGKVTIISVIPSIDTGVCDAQTRRFNEEAAGLGPVNIYTISADLPFAQARWCGANGIENVETLSDHRDMSFGEAFGVYMEELRLLARGVFVLDPNGKVVYTEYVSEATNHPNYEKAIEAAKSLL
- a CDS encoding class I SAM-dependent methyltransferase; protein product: MQKDQVSTIFELLDTASIRLKKEQSISYIEALAEAGEAFFQANDRDGLLKDVIEKADFASYDHEQIRKAFQLAVLKGQKDISHPNRQMTPDTIGLFVSYLVNKFLEGQKELVVFDPAAGTGNLLLAVLNNLTAETKRGFASEIDDVLIKIAWAQANLEEKEVELFHQDSLEPLLISPVDVTVCSLPVGYYPNDERAADYELKAKEGHAFAHYLFIEQSLRYTKEGGFLFFIIPNDLFEGKESVQLKDFIKDQAYMNALIQLPVSMFKDKKHAKSLFVMQKKKEGLEAPKRMLFANLPSFSQKESMVSVMRKLDQWFIEEKETKE
- a CDS encoding acetate kinase, yielding MSKIIAINAGSSSLKFQLFDMPEETVLTKGLVERIGMDNSIFTISVDGEKKTEVTDIPDHAVAVKMLLEKLIEFNIIKDFNEIDGVGHRVVHGGEKFSDSVLLTDEVINDIDQLSELAPLHNPANVVGIKAFKQILPDVPAIAVFDTAFHQTMPEQSYLYSLPYDYYKNFGIRKYGFHGTSHKFVTERASELLGRPLEELRLISCHLGNGASIAAVEGGRSIDTSMGFTPLAGVAMGTRSGNIDPALIPFIMEKTGHTAEEVLSTLNKKSGLLGVSGLSSDLRDIEEATEEGNDRAEVALDIFASRIHKYIGSYAARMNGVDAIIFTAGIGENSSEVRARVLRGLEFMGVYWDPSLNNMRGEEAFISYPHSPVKVIVIPTNEEVMIARDVMRLA
- a CDS encoding MogA/MoaB family molybdenum cofactor biosynthesis protein — protein: MGVTEHKREAKARLYVKVITVSDTRTKETDKSGRLMIDLLKEQGHLILAYDIVKDDIGAIQDAVLEGTGEPKIDAVLLNGGTGIAARDVTIEAITPLFSKELSGFGEIFRMLSYTEDIGSAAILSRAAAGVVNQKAVFATPGSTGAVRLAMTKLIIPELPHVLRELEKDQK
- a CDS encoding argininosuccinate synthase, translating into MSQNKKVVLAYSGGLDTSVAVKWLQEQGYEVVACCLDVGEGKDLAFVQQKALQVGAVQSYMIDTKEEFAEEFALTALQAHTMYEGKYPLVSALSRPLIAKKLVEVAEKENAVAVAHGCTGKGNDQVRFEVSIKALNPDLEVLAPVREWKWSRDEEIDYAQKHGIPIPINLDSPYSIDQNLWGRSNECGILEDPWAAPPEGAYDLTTPLEKTPDTPEIIEITFEKGKPTAIDGIQYSLSDLILHLNEVAGQHGVGRIDHVENRLVGIKSREVYECPGAVTLLKAHKELEDLTLVKEVAHFKPIVEQKMAELIYNGLWFSPLKGALDAFLQETQQNVTGVVRVKLFKGHAIVEGRKSPYSLYDENLATYTKADEFDHDAAVGFINLWGLPTKVNSIVNKKEQVKA